CGCGAAGGGATGGGCGGGCTCCTTCGCCTTCGTAGTCTTCGGCACCCTGGCCGCGGCCGTGCTCCTGGCTTGGACGGCCCGCCTTCCCCTGGACCTCCACGCCTGGCACGCGGGGCGGACGCTTGGGGTGAGCCTCGCCGCCGCCCTTTTGTGCGCTCTCGTGGAGTCCGTGCCCACGACCCTCGACGACAACCTGACCGTGCCCCTGGCCGCGGCTCTCGCCCTTCCCCTCTTCGCCACCGCGGACCCCTCCCTGCTTCTGGGCGACCCCGACCTGCTGCCCCGTGCCCTCCTCGGCCTTGGCCTGAACGGAGCCTTGGCCCTCGTCTCCTTCTGGGCGCGCGCCATCGACATCCCTGGGGCCGTGTCGGGGCTCGTGATCGGAACCACCATCACCACCGCGCTGGGCCTGCCCTTCTTGGCCTTGTTGGTGGTCTTCTTCCTCCTGGGGAGCGCGGCCACCCGCCTGGGCTACGCGCGCAAGGCGGGGCGGGGGATCGCGCAGGAGCGGGGCGGGGTGCGGGGCTGGCGGCACGCCTGGGCCAACGGGGGGGTCCCCGCGTTTCTGGCCCTCATGGCCGGGCTCGCCCCGGGGGGTCTGCGCGACCTGCTCATCCTGGCCTACGCCGCCGCCGTGGCCACCGCCGCCGCCGACACCTGCTCATCCGAGGTGGGCAAGGCCTACGGCCGGCGCACGTTCCTTATGACGACCCTTCGCCCGGTGCCCCCCGGCACGGAGGGGGCGGTGAGCATGGAGGGGACGCTGGGTGGGTTGGGGGGGGCCATGATCGTGGCCGGGGTGGGGGTGGCCCTGGGCCTCTACGGCTGGGCCTCCGCTGGTCTCGTGTGCCTGGCAGGCGCGCTTGGGAACCTCGCCGAGAGCCTGATCGGCTCCGCGGGCGTGCGCCGGGGCTGGATGGGGAACGATCTCCTGAACGCCGTCAACACCGCGATCGGAGCGGGCCTGGCCGTTCTCTTCGTGGCCGCCGCGTCCTGGGCAAAGCTCTAAGCGGGGCCTCGATGAGCAAGGTCAAGGCCTACCTCGACCTCGCCCGCCCCTTCACCCTCCTGCCCCCGGCCCTGGGTGTCCTGAGCGGGGCGGTGACGGCCTGGGGCGCGGGCGGGACTCGGCCCCCTCTCACCCTCTCCCTGATACAGCCCGTCCTCTACGGCACCCTCATGGCCGCGGTCCTCAACACGGCCAGCAACGCCATCAACCAGATCTACGACCTCAACATCGACCGGGTGAACAAGCCGAAGCGGCCGCTGCCCAGCGGCACCCTCACCACGAGCGAAGCCTGGGGCCTGACCCTCGCCTCCTTCGCGGTGGCCTGGGTGCTGGCCTGGCTCGCCGCTCCGCAAGGGCGCCACGAGTGCTTCTACATCGTTCTCTTCACGAGCGTCCTGGTCTGGGCTTATTCCGCTCCCCCCCTGAGGACCAAGCGCCACGGGGTCTGGGCCAACGTCACCATTGCGATTCCGCGGGGGTTGCTCCTCAAAGTGGCGGGCTGGTCCACGGTGAAGACCATCCTAGGCGTGGAGCCGTGGTACATCGGGGCCATCTTCGGCCTCTTCGTCCTGGGCGCTTCCTCCACCAAAGACTTTGCGGACATCGAAGGGGACCGGGCGGACGGCTGCCAGACCCTCCCCATCCTCTACGGGGTGAAGAAGGCGGCCTGGATGATCACGCCGTTCTTCGTCTTTCCCTTCCTGCTCATTCCCATCGGGGTGTGGCGGGGGATCCTCACCGGGGACCCGTCGCTCCTCCTGATCCTGGGCCCCGCCCTCGTCGGCTACGGGATCTACACGAGCTACTTGCTGGTGCGCAAGCCGGAGGAGCTCGCCTTCACCGAGAACCACCCGTCCTGGACGCACATGTATCTAATGATGATGGTGGCCCAGCTGGGGTTCGCCTTGGCTTATATTTTCTAGCCGCCCTCGCTGCAGGGGAGGGCGCGAGACAGGGGGGCCGCTGGTGTCCATAACGTATGGACTGGACCAAAGCTGGTACGGCGAACGGGATCGGCTCCGATCCCTATCCGTGCTCTTCGACCCGACCACCCTGGAGTTCTGCGGGCGCTCCGGGCTGCGCGAAGGCGCGCACGTGCTGGAACTCGGCGCAGGTGCCGGCAGCGTTGCCGAAGCAATGGCGGACCGAGTTGGGTCTAGCGGCCGCGTCGTGGCCGTCGACCGCGACACCCGGTTCCTCAGAGACCTCGCCGACCGCGTCGAGGTGCGGGAGATGGACTTGCTGCGCGAGCCGCTGCCCTCCGGTCCCTTCGATCTCGTCCACGCCCGGCTGCTCCTCGGACACCTCGGTGATCCCCTGCCCGTGCTCAAGCGATGGGTCGGAGTGCTGAGGCCTGGCAGCTGGCTCGTCGTGGAGGATCTCGATACCGCCGGTTGCGACGAGTCGATCCCTCCGGCCGCGGGCTTTTCGGTTGTGGCCAGAGCGCTGTTCGACGAGCTGGCCCGCCGTGGCTTCGATCAGCGCCTCGGCCTTCGCTTGCCCGCGCTGCTCTCCGACGCGGGGCTCGAGGCCGTTGAGGCAATCACCATTCGGCCGCGGAAGCGAGGGGATGTCGCGAACGGCCTGCCCGCCTGGGATCTCTTCGGCGCCCAGGTGGCGCCGGCGCTCCTTGCCGGGGGGCGAGTCACGCCGGAGGAGCATGCCGAGTTCACGCGGGTCACGCACGATCCCGCTACGTGGCTCGGAATGCCTGCGCTCACGACCGCGCGCGGTCGGCGACCGACCGTGGCTTCGTCGTAAACCCTTCCCCAGGGGCGAGGAACGGGTCGCTAGCGCTTCTTCTCGGGCTTCGCGGGTGGGGGGGCGGCAAAGAGGCTCCGGAGCATCTCCTCGTCGAGAGGTGTGGTCTCCGCCGCCGGCTCGGCGGGGAGGCCCGCACGAGCCTGCGCCTCTCGCTCCGTGCGCTCGATGATCTCTTCCAAAGAGCGCTCGGAGTCCAGCTCCGGCGCCTGCAGGGGGGTGGCCTCGGGGGCCGCGATCTCCGCCTCCCCGATGAGGGCGCCCGCGGGTGTTTCCGCCTCGGTCGCCGCGCCTCCATATTCCCCCACTATCACCCGCGAGACCCGGGCGACCTTGCCGTTCAGGCGGTAGCCGCGCAAGAGCTCCTTCACCACCAGGTGATGGTGCTCGGGCTCGGTCACCTTGCGGGTCTCGACCGCCTCGCTGTAGTTGGGGTCGTAGGGGAGGCCGATCACGGGGATGCGCTCCAGGCCCTCGTCCTGCAGCGTCTGCAGAAGCTCGGTCCGGACCAGGATGAGCCCCTCGATGAGGGGGTTCCCGGCGTAGGTCTGCTCTGCGGCCGCTAGCGCGCGGTCCATGTTGTCGAGGATGTTGATGAACTTCAGCAGCAGGCGCTCGCGCCGCTGGTCGAAGCGCCGCTCGAGGTTTCGGGTGATCCGGTCCCGGTACCCCTCATTGTCGGTCTTGACCTGGCGGTAGGCGGCCAGGACCTCGGCCAGACGGTCTTCGGCCAGCTTGGCCCGGCGAAAGTAAGCCTGGACCGCCTCCGGATCGGCGGACAATTCCTCGGCGGGGGCCAGGTGCCCGGCCTTGCCTCCCGACACCCCGACGGACGGCTCAACGGCGGGGGAGCCCAGTACGGCTCGCTCTCCCTCCTGCCCCTCCGCGGGCCCGTCGGCGGGATCGTCGTCGGTCACGGGGCCTCCAGGCGAAGCTTTTCCGAGTTTCTCACTGCGATTATAGCGTTCGTCGGTGCCGCTGGCCACCGCCTGTACTCGTTCACATGACTCGTGACACCCCGGCTGGCCTTCTTGGCCAGCCGGGGTGGCCTGCATCCGGACACGTTTTCTTAGGTGTCACGGATCATTGAGCGAGCACACGGAAGGACCCGCCGTTCACCCTGGACGGCCTCGGCCTCCGGCCAGGAGGACGGTGAGGTCTACCACGTTGGTACCGGTAGGGCCGGTGCGAATCAGGCCCCCTAGCGGGCCCAGGAAGTTTCGCGAGTCGTTCTCGGCCAGGAAGTGGGCGGGCGGGGCCAGGCCCAGGGCCCGGGCTTTTTTTTGGGTCTCCCGGTCCACCACCCCTCCGGCGGCATCGCTGGCCCCGTCGATGCCGTCCGTGGCCATGCTGGCCAGGACGGAGGGAACGGGAAAACCGGCCAACGGGTCGACCGCGGCCACCGCCAGCTCCTGATTGCGGCCGCCGTGGCCGTTCCCGCGGACGGTCACCGTGGTCTCGCCGCCGGCCAGCAGGCAGACGGGCGGACGGGCGGGCCGGCCCGCCTCGACGCATTCCCGCAGGATCGCGACCAGGACGCGCGCCACCTCCCGGGCTTCCCCCTCCAGACGCGTGGTGAGAACGAGGGAATGGAGTTCCTGGCGCCGCGCCTCTCGGGCTGCAGCCTCGACCGTAAGGCGGTTGCTCCCCACGATAAGGGTCGAAACCCGCCGGAAGAGGGCGTCTCCCGGCTTGGGCGTCTCGGGCGCCTCCCCCCGCAGACCGGCCTCCAGGCGGGCCCGCACCGGAGGGGGAACGTCGGTGAGCAGCCCCCGCTCCGACAGCACGGCGAGGGCGTCGGCGTAGGTGGTGGGATCGGGGGCCACCGGACCGGAGCCGATGGTGGACAGATCGTCGCCCACCACGTCGGACAGCACGAGCGCGACCACCCGTGCCGGAGCGGCCGCGCCGGCCAGGCCGCCCCCCTTCAGGCGGGAAAGGTGTTTGCGGACCGCGTTCAGCTCCTGGATCGTGGCCCCCGTCCGGAGGAGGAGGGCGGTGGTTTTGGCCTTATCGGCGAGCGAGACCCCCGCGCACGGGGCGGGGAGCAGCGCGGAGGCGCCCCCCGAGAGAAGGAGGAGAAGCAGGTCGCCCTCTCCGAGGTCGTGGGCGAGGGCCTCCACCGCCCGCGCCGCCTCCTCCCCCCGCTCGTCGGGGACGGGATGCCCAGCCACGATGAGTCGAGTACGGGCGAGGGGTCGCGCAGGAGGAGCGGTGTCCACGGCCAGGCCCTCGGCGAGGTGGTCGCCGAGAACCGTCTCCGCCGCCCGGGACATGGTCGCGGCCGCCTTTCCGGCGGCGATGAGGACGACCCTCCCCCGGCCGAGGCGGTAGCGCTGGCCGGCCGCCAGGAGGAACCCCCCCTGCCGGCGGAGATGGGCGCGCACGAGGCGGTCGGGGTCGGCGGCGCGGAGACCCGCGGCCAGGATGTCCGCGGCCGCGCGCCGCAGCCGCGCGTGGTCCCAGGGGAGCCGGCTAGGCAGTTCAGTGACCCCGGCGCGGGTCCAGCTCGCTCAGGCGGGTCAGGGCTTCGAAGTTTCGGAGGAGGTTTTCGGCGACGGCGGAGAACCGCTCACGCTCACAGATCAGGTCGAGGTCGCTCAGCAGCTTCCGGCAGGTGCGGTTGACCGCGGGGTTGCATTCGCTGAGGATCCCCGACGACTGCAGGTGCTCCAGGTGCCTCTGGAATTCTTCGCGGTAGAAATTCGACAAGGCCTGTCGCTTGTCAGGGTCCAAAAGGCCTCCCGTCCCTCCGCTGTCGTTCTTTTGACGATAGACCAGCTCGTGAAAGGATGTCAAGGCGGGCGCGACCTAGGAGAGGGCGAGGTGGGC
This DNA window, taken from Vicinamibacteria bacterium, encodes the following:
- a CDS encoding methyltransferase domain-containing protein produces the protein MSITYGLDQSWYGERDRLRSLSVLFDPTTLEFCGRSGLREGAHVLELGAGAGSVAEAMADRVGSSGRVVAVDRDTRFLRDLADRVEVREMDLLREPLPSGPFDLVHARLLLGHLGDPLPVLKRWVGVLRPGSWLVVEDLDTAGCDESIPPAAGFSVVARALFDELARRGFDQRLGLRLPALLSDAGLEAVEAITIRPRKRGDVANGLPAWDLFGAQVAPALLAGGRVTPEEHAEFTRVTHDPATWLGMPALTTARGRRPTVASS
- a CDS encoding DUF92 domain-containing protein is translated as MAVPRSELGRKVIHIGCVGFAFLLRDMTPGEAALMAVAAFLFNWQVLPRIGGKSLWRDADRERGYPGGILLYPLAVLGLILWFWHSLPLAAAAWGILALGDGMASLVGQALGGPRLPWNPAKGWAGSFAFVVFGTLAAAVLLAWTARLPLDLHAWHAGRTLGVSLAAALLCALVESVPTTLDDNLTVPLAAALALPLFATADPSLLLGDPDLLPRALLGLGLNGALALVSFWARAIDIPGAVSGLVIGTTITTALGLPFLALLVVFFLLGSAATRLGYARKAGRGIAQERGGVRGWRHAWANGGVPAFLALMAGLAPGGLRDLLILAYAAAVATAAADTCSSEVGKAYGRRTFLMTTLRPVPPGTEGAVSMEGTLGGLGGAMIVAGVGVALGLYGWASAGLVCLAGALGNLAESLIGSAGVRRGWMGNDLLNAVNTAIGAGLAVLFVAAASWAKL
- a CDS encoding nucleotide exchange factor GrpE, with the translated sequence MTDDDPADGPAEGQEGERAVLGSPAVEPSVGVSGGKAGHLAPAEELSADPEAVQAYFRRAKLAEDRLAEVLAAYRQVKTDNEGYRDRITRNLERRFDQRRERLLLKFINILDNMDRALAAAEQTYAGNPLIEGLILVRTELLQTLQDEGLERIPVIGLPYDPNYSEAVETRKVTEPEHHHLVVKELLRGYRLNGKVARVSRVIVGEYGGAATEAETPAGALIGEAEIAAPEATPLQAPELDSERSLEEIIERTEREAQARAGLPAEPAAETTPLDEEMLRSLFAAPPPAKPEKKR
- a CDS encoding DUF4147 domain-containing protein — translated: MPSRLPWDHARLRRAAADILAAGLRAADPDRLVRAHLRRQGGFLLAAGQRYRLGRGRVVLIAAGKAAATMSRAAETVLGDHLAEGLAVDTAPPARPLARTRLIVAGHPVPDERGEEAARAVEALAHDLGEGDLLLLLLSGGASALLPAPCAGVSLADKAKTTALLLRTGATIQELNAVRKHLSRLKGGGLAGAAAPARVVALVLSDVVGDDLSTIGSGPVAPDPTTYADALAVLSERGLLTDVPPPVRARLEAGLRGEAPETPKPGDALFRRVSTLIVGSNRLTVEAAAREARRQELHSLVLTTRLEGEAREVARVLVAILRECVEAGRPARPPVCLLAGGETTVTVRGNGHGGRNQELAVAAVDPLAGFPVPSVLASMATDGIDGASDAAGGVVDRETQKKARALGLAPPAHFLAENDSRNFLGPLGGLIRTGPTGTNVVDLTVLLAGGRGRPG
- a CDS encoding UbiA family prenyltransferase, producing the protein MSKVKAYLDLARPFTLLPPALGVLSGAVTAWGAGGTRPPLTLSLIQPVLYGTLMAAVLNTASNAINQIYDLNIDRVNKPKRPLPSGTLTTSEAWGLTLASFAVAWVLAWLAAPQGRHECFYIVLFTSVLVWAYSAPPLRTKRHGVWANVTIAIPRGLLLKVAGWSTVKTILGVEPWYIGAIFGLFVLGASSTKDFADIEGDRADGCQTLPILYGVKKAAWMITPFFVFPFLLIPIGVWRGILTGDPSLLLILGPALVGYGIYTSYLLVRKPEELAFTENHPSWTHMYLMMMVAQLGFALAYIF